The segment ACCTTACTCCCGGCCTGCCCGTTGTCATCTCCAAGCACCTCGACGTTGCCACTGGTCAGGATCGGGATGACGCCGCCGAATTGAACGAGGCCGTTGAGCGCGTCAAATCCTGGGCCAATGCCTGGCAGCGTCGTTCGGATGAGTTCTTCGAGTTTTACGATCCCATCAAATACGATCAGGCTCACGGCGGTTCCTACGCAGCTTTCAAGACCCGCAAGCACAGGCTGTTCCAGCGTCATAACTGGATTCGTGTCATGACCCATGACGTGCGTGTTGTCCCCGGGCCGGATTACGTGGTCACCTATTTCAGACAGTATTACCGCACTCCCGGCATGGTCAGCGAAGGCATCAAACGCCTCTACTGGCAGCGGAGTTCCGACGGCAAGCTGCGCATCGTTGGGCGTGAGTGGGTTCAGACTCCGCGAACTCTGGACGACGTCTATCTGAAGCGAGTGAGCGCCGAGGCCGGAGAGGTTGTCGAAGCCTGGCGCAAGGCCTGGGAGAATGCCGAGATGGATGCCTATCTCGGATACTACGCCTACGGTGCCGAGCAGGGTGAGCGGCTGGGCGTGTCCTCCATCAAGGAGCACAAGGCAGCGCTCTGGCAGAACGCCAAACCCGAAAAGGTTGCCTTTGGTCAGGACAAGCGCTACTCCCTGACTTCAGAGGGTGTTGCCGTTACATTTGAACAGCAGTATCAAGCGGATAACGGCTTTGTGGACAAAGGCGTCAAGCACCTGGTCCTGAGGCCCACCGATGAGGGCTGGAAGATCATTCGCGAAGAGTGGAGGGCCATCTAGATGTCCAAGGCCAAGTATAATGTGCTGATGATGCGGGACAACAGCCCGGTCAAACGGTTTCGCATGAGTCCTGCATGGCTGAAGATGGCCTTGTATGTCCTGATTCTGCTGGTGACCGTGGCTGGCCTGGGTGGGTACTTTGGCCTGACCTACTGGAAGCAGAATACAACCCTGACCGAAGAGCTGTCCGAGACCCAGCGCGAATTGCGTGAAGCCCGCATTGAGTTGGAACGCCTCCAGAACGTCGACAAGATTTTGAAATCAAACGATCCCGAAGAGCTGCAGGCTCTGTTCGGGAATGTCATTGCCGAGCCCACTACCGCGCATCCCGCAGCCAAGCCTGTACCCAAGGTGAATCTGAGTACGGTGTTCAAGCGTGTGGATACCCAGAGTGTCAAGGTGGACAACCTTCAGATCAAGCCCATCGGTTCCAA is part of the Desulfovibrio ferrophilus genome and harbors:
- a CDS encoding L,D-transpeptidase family protein, giving the protein MRIVRLFAVLAIMAMCATQALAASGWEAQLAGHPLLPQKFLAVDKDAQTFFIYGHKSPLRVIGSYPCATGQRPGDKLEEGDLKTPEGVYFIQGKLHRKLDWTLYGDLAYPLNFPNPVDKIKGKTGYGIWVHGRGKKLLPRDTQGCVALNTPDLRNLADDLTPGLPVVISKHLDVATGQDRDDAAELNEAVERVKSWANAWQRRSDEFFEFYDPIKYDQAHGGSYAAFKTRKHRLFQRHNWIRVMTHDVRVVPGPDYVVTYFRQYYRTPGMVSEGIKRLYWQRSSDGKLRIVGREWVQTPRTLDDVYLKRVSAEAGEVVEAWRKAWENAEMDAYLGYYAYGAEQGERLGVSSIKEHKAALWQNAKPEKVAFGQDKRYSLTSEGVAVTFEQQYQADNGFVDKGVKHLVLRPTDEGWKIIREEWRAI